In the Arachis ipaensis cultivar K30076 chromosome B10, Araip1.1, whole genome shotgun sequence genome, one interval contains:
- the LOC107622220 gene encoding pathogenesis-related protein PRB1-3-like isoform X2 produces MKMVIIIISFVSILLPLCIVNAVQESPEEYLEIHNDARASVGVPPLKWDVKLAKEAQKHLNKLIQNCLKGKLQPIPSPYGQNALWNMASDPFTGAKAVAWWIAEKKYYDHKSNSCIGGNCKCYTQVVWRNTTHVGCASVKCDKCQMRCTRVVCLYSPSGNVDGVRPY; encoded by the coding sequence ATGAAgatggtaataataataataagcttTGTAAGCATATTATTGCCATTGTGCATAGTAAATGCGGTACAAGAGTCTCCAGAAGAGTATTTGGAAATCCATAATGATGCACGAGCAAGCGTTGGGGTTCCTCCGCTGAAGTGGGATGTGAAATTAGCAAAAGAAGCTCAAAAGCATTTGAATAAACTCATCCAAAATTGTCTCAAGGGGAAACTTCAGCCAATCCCAAGCCCTTACGGCCAGAATGCTTTGTGGAATATGGCATCCGATCCCTTTACGGGAGCAAAAGCGGTGGCATGGTGGATTGCCGAGAAAAAGTACTACGACCATAAATCCAATTCGTGCATTGGTGGTAATTGTAAATGCTACACTCAGGTTGTTTGGAGAAACACTACTCATGTTGGGTGTGCTAGTGTTAAGTGCGATAAATGCCAAATGAGATGCACCCGTGTTGTTTGTCTTTATAGTCCTTCAGGAAACGTTGATG
- the LOC107623391 gene encoding probably inactive leucine-rich repeat receptor-like protein kinase At5g48380, with protein MLSFVPIHIFLWSLLFCFFMIVYGAELGDINCLREINNSSDSSNQIWDFNFNINTIDLCSSFTGIECMNSGIDEEKVISLKLSNMGLEGQFPHCIENFSWLQNLNLSHNKLFGNIPPDISSKLPYLTSLDLSNNNFYGEIPKAIANLSYLNTLRLDGNQLKGTIPKELGFLPRITVFSVANNLLSGPVPVFVNNNVDVSLSYVNNSGLCGGTTLGSCDEESLFGKPFWYSFVIAFVCSATSVIVTFMDYTQPWKEFKKSSKKSNTIYPLRKELNNQKHTTNVAQLLPLALQEEGNKELCRLLERLIPRMSFMELCKATNYFSSNNIMGLGTTGIMYKAEVPNNCLIAVKRFYDSEKYKRQFLLETMIPGRHMHRNIASLLGFCIEKKERILVYSYISNGTLCHWLHNSQLEWPERIHIAIGIARGLSWLHKKCNIIHLNLSSECVLLDKNFEPKISNFGKAKFIMNQKNHARMRLFLVDEVIGVKGSFEKDIYDFGIILFELITGQKLSLSSDSYSTNYDDDIGVDNSSLRSYISNRLFTDPSDFYYATDKCITGKGFDDKIHGLLEVACKCVKPSMEQRLKMDYVYRTIAAMWKG; from the exons ATGTTGAGTTTTGTTCCAATTCATATATTCTTGTGGTCATTATTGTTCTGTTTCTTCATGATTGTTTATGGAGCTGAATTAGGTGACATCAATTGCCTAAGAGAAATCAACAACTCATCGGACTCATCTAATCAAATATGGGATTTCAATTTCAATATCAACACCATAGATTTGTGCTCATCATTCActggtattgaatgcatgaacagtgGTATTGATGAAGAAAAAGTAATAAGTCTCAAGCTTTCCAACATGGGGTTAGAAGGCCAATTTCCTCATTGCATTGAGAATTTCTCATGGCTGCAGAATCTGAACCTTTCACACAACAAGCTCTTTGGGAATATCCCACCTGATATTTCAAGTAAGCTTCCATATCTAACCTCACTTGACCTATCAAACAACAACTTTTATGGGGAAATCCCAAAGGCTATTGCAAACTTGTCTTACTTGAATACCCTTAGACTTGATGGTAACCAGTTAAAAGGAACAATCCCAAAAGAACTTGGCTTTCTTCCAAGGATCACAGTGTTCAGTGTTGCAAACAATTTGTTATCAGGGCCAGTGCCTGTGTTTGTGAACAATAATGTTGATGTTAGCTTGAGCTATGTCAATAATAGTGGACTCTGTGGGGGAACAACATTGGGAAGTTGTGATGAAGAGAGCTTATTTGGTAAACCCTTTTGGTATAGTTTTGTTATTGCTTTTGTTTGTTCAGCAACTTCTGTCATAGTAACTTTCATGGACTATACTCAACCTTGGAAAGAATTCAAAAAGAGTAGTAAGAAGAGTAACACCATATATCCCTTGAGAAAAGAACTGAACAATCAAAAGCATACCACTAATGTAGCTCAATTGCTTCCACTGGCTTTGCAAGAGGAAGGAAATAAAGAG CTCTGTAGATTGTTGGAGAGATTGATACCAAGAATGAGCTTCATGGAGCTTTGCAAAGCAACTAACTACTTTAGCTCAAACAACATCATGGGGTTAGGAACAACAGGGATAATGTACAAGGCAGAGGTACCAAATAACTGTCTGATAGCAGTTAAGAGATTCTATGATTCTGAAAAGTACAAGAGACAATTCTTGCTTGAAACAATGATTCCAGGGAGACACATGCACCGAAACATAGCCTCTCTGCTTGGATTCTGCATAGAGAAGAAGGAGAGGATACTAGTCTACAGCTACATCTCAAATGGAACATTATGTCACTGGTTACATAATTCTCAATTGGAATGGCCTGAGAGGATTCACATTGCAATTGGGATAGCAAGGGGATTATCTTGGCTTCACAAAAAGTGCAACATCATACACCTCAATCTATCTTCTGAATGTGTCTTGCTAGACAAGAATTTCGAGCCAAAAATTTCGAATTTCGGCAAAGCAAAGTTCATCATGAACCAAAAGAATCATGCAAGGATGAGACTGTTTCTGGTTGATGAAGTCATTGGGGTGAAGGGTTCTTTTGAGAAGGATATCTATGACTTTGGAATAATCCTTTTTGAGCTTATAACAGGACAAAAATTAAGCCTAAGTAGTGATTCTTATTCTACTAATTATGATGATGACATTGGTGTTGATAATAGCTCTTTGAGGAGCTATATTAGCAATAGGTTGTTCACTGATCCTAGTGATTTTTATTATGCCACTGATAAATGCATAACTGGGAAAGGGTTTGatgataaaattcatggcctcctAGAAGTTGCATGCAAATGTGTTAAACCTTCTATGGAACAGAGGCTGAAGATGGATTATGTGTATAGAACTATTGCAGCCATGTGGAAAGGTTGA
- the LOC107622220 gene encoding pathogenesis-related protein PRB1-3-like isoform X1, with protein MKMVIIIISFVSILLPLCIVNAVQESPEEYLEIHNDARASVGVPPLKWDVKLAKEAQKHLNKLIQNCLKGKLQPIPSPYGQNALWNMASDPFTGAKAVAWWIAEKKYYDHKSNSCIGGNCKCYTQVVWRNTTHVGCASVKCDKCQMRCTRVVCLYSPSGNVDGVRPY; from the coding sequence ATGAAgatggtaataataataataagcttTGTAAGCATATTATTGCCATTGTGCATAGTAAATGCGGTACAAGAGTCTCCAGAAGAGTATTTGGAAATCCATAATGATGCACGAGCAAGCGTTGGGGTTCCTCCGCTGAAGTGGGATGTGAAATTAGCAAAAGAAGCTCAAAAGCATTTGAATAAACTCATCCAAAATTGTCTCAAGGGGAAACTTCAGCCAATCCCAAGCCCTTACGGCCAGAATGCTTTGTGGAATATGGCATCCGATCCCTTTACGGGAGCAAAAGCGGTGGCATGGTGGATTGCCGAGAAAAAGTACTACGACCATAAATCCAATTCGTGCATTGGTGGTAATTGTAAATGCTACACTCAGGTTGTTTGGAGAAACACTACTCATGTTGGGTGTGCTAGTGTTAAGTGCGATAAATGCCAAATGAGATGCACCCGTGTTGTTTGTCTTTATAGTCCTTCAGGAAACGTTGATGGTGTACGTC
- the LOC107622153 gene encoding pathogenesis-related protein 1A-like, with protein sequence MKMVIIIRIIISFVSILLPLCIVAAVQEPPEEYLEIHNEARASVGVPPLKWDVKLAKKAQKYLNKLTQSCLKGKLQPIESRYYGQNVAWHMASDPFTGAKAVAGWVAEKKYYDHKSNSCIGGGDCDCYTQVVWRNTTHVGCARVKCDKCQKRCTLVLCLYSPPGNADGERPY encoded by the coding sequence ATGAAGATGGTAattataataagaataataataagctTTGTAAGCATATTATTGCCATTGTGCATAGTAGCTGCGGTACAAGAGCCTCCAGAAGAGTATTTGGAAATCCATAATGAAGCACGAGCAAGCGTTGGGGTTCCTCCGCTGAAGTGGGATGTGAAATTAGCAAAAAAAGCTCAAAAGTATTTGAATAAACTCACCCAAAGTTGTCTCAAGGGGAAACTTCAGCCAATCGAAAGCCGTTACTACGGCCAGAATGTTGCGTGGCATATGGCATCCGATCCCTTTACGGGAGCAAAAGCGGTGGCGGGGTGGGTTGCCGAGAAAAAGTACTACGACCATAAATCCAATTCGTGCATTGGCGGTGGTGATTGTGACTGCTACACTCAGGTTGTTTGGAGAAACACTACTCATGTTGGGTGTGCTAGAGTTAAGTGCGATAAATGCCAAAAGAGATGCACCCTTGTTCTTTGTCTTTATAGTCCTCCAGGAAACGCTGATGGTGAACGTCCTTACTAG